TTCTCACTTTACGGCACGAGCCCCACGGAAACTCGGCATAGGTTTCCGTAACGACATGTGATGGTTCGACGTCATTAGTGCCGCGCCCCTTCCACATGGATGTGCATTGGATACTTGGCTCCACTTCGCGGCTGAAAAGAAATCCGAAGACAGGAGTGAATGCTGGGGCGTTGCAACGCCCCAATTCTCCGTCCTTCGGCGAAACAACGGCAAGTTGAATGTCAAGGCTGGGAGCGTACAGGAAAACATCTCCGCGTCGCGAACGGTACACACTTGCCTTAGCAATTGCTTGGCCGTCGCAGGTCGCGTGACCGTGTTGGGTTAGAAGATGTGGCGTTAGAGAAATCAGAAGTCCGCCCAAGGCAACTACGAATAGCAGAAAGAAGACGCCAACGCTTTTCCGCCGCATGGTCATACGGACAGTATGCTATCGCGTGATGGGCGGGCGCAGACACTTGTCAAGTCTAACGTTCCGCCTGTGTCTTGATGTGCTGCAGCACCCGCATGTGGATGCGGTGGATGAAGTAGTCCGACCATACCCGCCAGTATGCGGCCGGCCAGAACTTGTTCTCGTACCAGGTGGTCCCTTCCAGGTGGGTGCGGCCGCCCGGCAATTCCGTCAGCCGGAACTCTCCACGGCGTGACAGCAGGTAGTTCTGCGCCACATGCGGCGGCCGGATGTCGTAGGGCGACCACTCCTGCATCACCGGCGGTTGCTGGCGCACGGAGAAGCCGAGCCGGTGCGGCTCGTCCCAGGCCTCGATCGGCTCCACGAACGCCCCGGTGGAGAACACGCAGTAGCGCACGGCGCCCGGCCCGTGTCCCTGGATCTCGGCGCGGATTGGATAGGCGACGCCGATATGGAACAGCCACTCGCGCTCCTCAGGGATCTGCGCGAAGGCGATGAGCTGGTCCCAGACTTTTTGCGGCGGGGCGTTCACCACGACCTCGGAACGTATTTCGATCGGGACCGGCGGCCGGTGCGCGGCGTGCTCGGCGGTCATCAGCAGCGGAAGCACGAGCACCAGCGCACCCATGGTCTGCGAAGCTGGCCTAGCCGGCATGGGCCGCGAGAAGATGCTGCGGGCCAGCCCGCCTCCGATCATGGCGAGGGGCGCGGCGATGGGGAATGCCATGATCAGGCACACGATGCCTTCGAACGCTACCAGCAGCAGTGCCGCGCCCGCCAGCACCAGCCCCAGCACTGCAACCCCCATCGATTCACCCGTGCCTCGCGGCCCGCGCAGGTTGTACACGGCCGAGGAGACGAAGCCGATGACGAACGGCACCCCGACAAACAAGCCCCATCCATAATTCGCCAGTACCTTGACCCCGAACAGCGTCAGCAGCAACGTGATCGGAATGCACAACAGCACCCCCACAAATGCCGCGCCCAGCTTGCTTTTGGGGATGACGCCCACCCAACCGCCCGCCCCACCTCGAGCAGTGTCTTGAGACGGCGGCACTGGTTTCGCCGCCGATGCTCCCGGCAGAAGACTGAGCGCCAGAAAGAACAGCAGATTCACCACCGGCACGAAGAACAGGATCGTCCAGGCGGGCGACGCACCTACATCGCGCAGCCGCTTCACCGTTAGCAGCACGCCGGCCCAGATGAAGGGGATGGCGATGGCCAGCATGGTGTAGAAGAAGCGCTGCTCGCTCCGTGGGAGGTTGACGATGGAGAGCGCTCCCGCGGGCGCGTAGTAATTCAGGATCGACCACGGCCGATGAAAGGCTTGCCGCGCCACTTCGCTGTCGATCAGGTACTTGGTGAAGAACAGGATGAGGCCATACCCGAGGTATTCGGCGCGTCCGACCGTGCCTTCCCATTGGAACAAAGCAGAACCAGTCCCTTGGCTCACCTTCACCCCCTGAAGGAATGCCAACAGCATAGTACCGCCGGGTGCTGATCGCTGAGCGCTGATTTACAATCCGGGCGCCATGTCCGTCTCTGTCCGTTCTTTCGCAAAAATCAATATCGGACTGCGCATCGGCCCGGTGCGTCCAGACGGATTTCACGAGTTGCGGACGCTGTACCAGACCATCGGGCTGCACGACGTGCTGCGGGTCACCATCGCACGTGGCAGCGGCATTGAGATCCGGTCCAACGCGCCCGCTGTTCCGCAGGACGAATCCAATACCTGCTACCGGGTGGCCGAGCGCGTCCTTCATGCCACACGCCGGCGTGCCAAGGTGACTATCACCATCGAGAAGAAGCTGCCGGTGCAGGGCGGACTCGGGGGCGCCTCCTCCAATGCAGTCGCCACTCTGCTGGCCCTGGAACGGGCACTCCGGAGGCAGCTCCCGCCGGAAGACCGCATGCGTATCGCCGCCGAGGTGGGCTCCGACCTCCCCCTGTTCCTGCTCGGCGGCCTGGTCCTGGGTTCTGGCCGGGGGGAAGAGGTCTACCCGCTGGAAGACATGCCCGGCATCCCCTGCGTGGTCGCCACCCCGGCCATCGGCGTCTCCACCCCCCAAGCCTTCGCCCGCTGGGACCGGCTCGCGGAAACCGGCTCCGGCCGCAGAGGCAAATTGACGGCGCCAGCTATATCCAGTACAATCAATGGGTTCAGTCACTCTGTGTTGGCGTGGCTGAGTGGGTCTTCCACCGGTGTTCCCAGCCGCAACGTTGGGGACCGGGCCGAGGCACTGCTTCTCGACCTTGTCCGTGCCGGGATCGAAAACGACTTTGAACGTGTCGTCTTTCCTGAGTATCCCGAACTGCGTAAGGTGAAGCGTGCCCTGGAGCGTGCGGGCGCCCGGTATGGGTCTTTGTCCGGCTCTGGCTCGACGGTGTACGGGCTCTTCGCTTCCTCGGCGGAGGCGAAACGGGCAGCGGTGCGGTTGACCGAAGGCGGGATCCGCGCCCAGGTGACCACCACGCTTCCTCGCCGGCAGTATTGGCGGAGAATGTTCGTCTAGTGGTCGGTGGCCAGTGGTCGGTGGTCAGAGCTTTGTGCTGACCACTGCCCACTGACCACTGTCCACTGGTACTGGGCGGTCGACTAATGGTAGGTGCCGCCGCTTTGCAGGCGTGAGTGAGCTGAGCGGAGCGAGGCGAACGGGAGCCTGCAGGCGGCATCCTGAGCGCGGAGCGCGAAGGATCTCTACCTTAGCGGTTTCCCGGAGAAGGATTGGGCGGTCGACTAATGGTAGGTCAAGTGCCTTTGGAGCACTTTGTCTAGGTTCGAATCCTAGCCGCCCAGCCAGAGTTGAGCCGCTTTGCGGGCGTCTGAGCCCGCAGGCGGAATCCTGAGCCCAAAGGGCGAAGGATCTCGGAAGTCAGAGGTTGGTAGTCAGGCAAGCGATGCACGAGGCAGTGAAAAAGGCGAGCGCAGTCGGCAGTCCACACGAGGTGGCGACGAAGGCTATGGCGACGACAGTGGCAACCGCGGAAAAAAAGACGCAGCAGCCCACCGAGCAGCCCAAGGCAGATCGCAGACCGCAGCGGGCACGGCACGACGACAAGTTCAAGATCTTCTCCGGGACGGCGAACCCGGCCCTGGCCGACGAGGTTTGCGCCCACCTCCAGATGGCCCGCGGCCAGGCCACTGTTACCCGCTTCCAGGACGGGGAGACCTACGTCCAGGTGCAGGAGAACGTGCGCGGCGGCGACGTCTTCGTGCTCCAGCCCACCTGCTTCCCGGTGGACCAGCACCTGATGGAGCTGCTGCTGATGATCGACGCGCTCAAGCGCGCCTCGGCGCGCCGCATCACCCCGGTCATCACCTACTACGGGTACGCGCGCCAGGACCGCAAAGACAAGCCGCGCGCCCCCATCAGCTCCAAGCTGGTGGCCGACATGATTACCACCGCGGGCGCCAACCGGGTTCTGGTCATCGACCTGCACGCCCCCCAGATCCAGGGATTCTTCAACATCCCGGTGGACCACCTGTTCGCCTCGCCGGTGCTGGTTTCGCACTGCAAAGAACGCAACTTCCCCAACCTGACTGTGGTCTCA
This genomic window from Terriglobales bacterium contains:
- a CDS encoding DUF805 domain-containing protein encodes the protein MLLAFLQGVKVSQGTGSALFQWEGTVGRAEYLGYGLILFFTKYLIDSEVARQAFHRPWSILNYYAPAGALSIVNLPRSEQRFFYTMLAIAIPFIWAGVLLTVKRLRDVGASPAWTILFFVPVVNLLFFLALSLLPGASAAKPVPPSQDTARGGAGGWVGVIPKSKLGAAFVGVLLCIPITLLLTLFGVKVLANYGWGLFVGVPFVIGFVSSAVYNLRGPRGTGESMGVAVLGLVLAGAALLLVAFEGIVCLIMAFPIAAPLAMIGGGLARSIFSRPMPARPASQTMGALVLVLPLLMTAEHAAHRPPVPIEIRSEVVVNAPPQKVWDQLIAFAQIPEEREWLFHIGVAYPIRAEIQGHGPGAVRYCVFSTGAFVEPIEAWDEPHRLGFSVRQQPPVMQEWSPYDIRPPHVAQNYLLSRRGEFRLTELPGGRTHLEGTTWYENKFWPAAYWRVWSDYFIHRIHMRVLQHIKTQAER
- a CDS encoding ribose-phosphate pyrophosphokinase; protein product: MATTVATAEKKTQQPTEQPKADRRPQRARHDDKFKIFSGTANPALADEVCAHLQMARGQATVTRFQDGETYVQVQENVRGGDVFVLQPTCFPVDQHLMELLLMIDALKRASARRITPVITYYGYARQDRKDKPRAPISSKLVADMITTAGANRVLVIDLHAPQIQGFFNIPVDHLFASPVLVSHCKERNFPNLTVVSPDAGGVERARFFAKKMDSALAIVDKRRTGMDETEVMHVIGDVHGRTCLLLDDIIDTAGTLCKTADALIEAGASKVYACATHPVFSGHAVERIAASKLEQVIVTNTIPLTELGRQEPKIKVLSIAGLIARAIQSIHEETSVSTLFT
- the ispE gene encoding 4-(cytidine 5'-diphospho)-2-C-methyl-D-erythritol kinase, whose protein sequence is MSVSVRSFAKINIGLRIGPVRPDGFHELRTLYQTIGLHDVLRVTIARGSGIEIRSNAPAVPQDESNTCYRVAERVLHATRRRAKVTITIEKKLPVQGGLGGASSNAVATLLALERALRRQLPPEDRMRIAAEVGSDLPLFLLGGLVLGSGRGEEVYPLEDMPGIPCVVATPAIGVSTPQAFARWDRLAETGSGRRGKLTAPAISSTINGFSHSVLAWLSGSSTGVPSRNVGDRAEALLLDLVRAGIENDFERVVFPEYPELRKVKRALERAGARYGSLSGSGSTVYGLFASSAEAKRAAVRLTEGGIRAQVTTTLPRRQYWRRMFV